The following coding sequences lie in one Vitis vinifera cultivar Pinot Noir 40024 chromosome 19, ASM3070453v1 genomic window:
- the LOC132253335 gene encoding uncharacterized protein LOC132253335, translating to MTLARPLRSVIFRVRQTAERSDRRSDQVRVMAVSRTKPVSHIWQVHDVGHRCFGESYVQEMNERAPQLPKDIEWYFIEHLRSNKMKQLLATVLNLAMVEGVNNEKKAFEAAKQLQSIADNSIPLMNGLAVPVFALSYAFMFVLWARVAAIPYQYRAKMKNEAE from the exons ATGACTCTGGCAAGGCCGCTCCGGTCCGTCATATTCCGTGTTCGTCAAACAGCAGAGAGGTCAGATCGTCGGTCCGATCAAGTCCGCGTTATGGCTGTCTCAAGAACTAAACCAGTCTCTCACATCTGGCAAGTCCACGACGTTGGTCACCGTTGTTTTGGCGAAAGCTACGTTCAGGAGATGAATGAAAGAGCACCACAGCTTCCAAAAGACATTGAATGGTATTTTATTGAGCATTTGCGGAGCAATAAGATGAAACAGCTCCTGGCTACAGTCCTCAATCTGGCCATGGTTGAAGGTGTAAATAATGAGAAGAAAGCATTTGAAG CGGCTAAACAGCTTCAATCAATTGCAGACAACTCGATTCCCCTCATGAATGGACTTGCAGTCCCTGTTTTTGCCTTGAGTTATGCGTTTATGTTTGTACTATGGGCTCGGGTTGCTGCCATTCCTTACCAGTACAGGGCCAAGATGAAGAACGAGGCGGAGTAG